The DNA sequence CATCCATTCTGGTCAACGCCGTTGACTGAACGCCAAGCCGCAGGTTCACCAACTCCATGGTTTTCACATAGCCTTCAAGCGAACTGATCTGATCGCGAAGAGAAAGAACAACCGAAGCATCGGATCCCAATCCACCATAGGTCTCAGCTTTTTTGCCGGTCACCAATTGTCGGCTCAGATCATCCTGCGTAGACTTCAACGCATTTACTTCGTCCTGCATCCTCAATGTTCTGGCGAGGGATGAGATTTCCATGTGTCTTATTCCACCTTGTCCTAGCGACCAATGTTCAGCATGATTTGCATCAATTCCTGAACCGTGGTCATAACCCGCGCGTTAGCGCTATACGCTGTTTCGAGAACCAGAAGGTCTGAGAGTTCGGTATCAATATCGACCCCAGCATCAGCGTCATATTGCGCCTGCAACGTGTCACGGATGATTTGAAACGAAGAAACAGCATTCTCAGCATTGGCTGCTTGTGATGCTTGGTAATCGACAACGCGTCTGGCAAATGCGTCAATAGATCCCTCGAACGGGGCCGACGAACTGCCAATACCCACGTCAGCCGCATAACTACGGATATCGTTTGTCAGGCGTTCGATCAGATCAAGAGGCCGCGTAGGGTCACCCACATCGGTCGCTGGCGTCGTATTGTATGCAACCAGGATCGAGCTATCCGCGACAACGGCATCGTTCACCCGGATACGCTGTGCGATACCCGTCTTTTGCCCACCATTATCGAGACTGTTGGAATAGATTGTTTGGCCATTACCGTCTACGAACAATGCCATGCCGGTACCGGCGTCGGTAAGAGACGCGGGTGTTGTTGTCGTCGACAATGAGTCGATGTCTGACGTAGCACCTGCACCGTCATCTACAAACCTCAGCGTCGTACCAGCTGGGTTAGACACAACGACCGCGGCAGGGAGAGCTGCATTCAAATCAGTAACAATGGTCCCGATAGGCTGCGTCCAATCAATCCCGATGACTGTGTCATTTGGATTGTTTGTCGCTGTGTTGCTTAGAGGGAGGACACTGGGGTCTTCAACCTTGACGATAGTAACATTCGTCGTTGTGCCGCCAATCGTGTAGCTGAGGTTGATTGTATTGCCAGACAGCATCCCGGCCGTGTCTACCTCGAAACCCGTGGCCGCACCGGCAACCACTGCTGTGCCATTTGTCGTTTCTTCTGAGAGAGACAGCATGAGTTCTGAGGCCAGCTCGTCGAGCTGCGACTGCGCCTCAGTCAGCGTGCTATCTCTGAGTTCAATTAACGCTGCGATCTCACCCGACCGGAACGCACCGGCTGCAATAAGGTCTACAGACGTGGACCCAGCCGTCAGAGAAATGGTTCCAACTGTTCGCAGATTTGGATCGGTGCTGTACACAGACGTGGCATCCATCGAGGTGCGTTCGTCAAATGAAAGCTCGGCCGCGGCAGAATCCAGCAAGGCAAAACCACCGCCCGTGAAGAGGCTCACCGCCCCATCCGACCGAGACACCACATTGATATCCATCAGCTCGGCAAGCCGGTCAATGGCGCTATCACGCTGGTCTGCAAGGTCAGCCGTATCTCCGGTTGTCGCGCCAGCACGAACAATCTGTTCATTGATCGTTGCGACACGCTTCAGCAGAACATCAGCCTCTTCAATTGCCGCCCCAATGCCTGCCTCAGCCTCAAGGCGCAGGCTCTGAACCAGGTCAGACATGCTATTGAGAGAATCTGCAAGATCATCTGCTTCATTGAGCACGTTTGCACGGATCGCAGCATTTTCAGGCGTCGTTGCCATCGCCTGCAAGGCGTCCGTGAGCTCTGCCAAGCGAGAAGAAACGGCAATACCTGAGTTCGATGACCCCATTGCCGTATCAATCCGCGACAGGTAATCGGCAGCAGTTTGAGCCGCAATCGTGTCTGCTTTGGCGACTCGAAGCTGCTGCTGTTGCAATAGATCTATGTCGCGTTGAGCGGCCGAATAAGCAACACCAATGCTCCGCCCATCGACCAACTGACTGTGGGTCGTCAGCGTTTTACGTGTATAGCCAGGCGTTCCAGCATTCGCGATGTTGCGCGAAACCACATCAATGCCCGCCTGCGTGGCATTGAGGCCGCTGATTGAAGCATGGAGCGCGTTAGTGAGTGTCATCGCAATACCGTTACTTTAATGCAGAGTTATTCAGAACCCCTCAGAAGCTTACTTAGCGCTTCATATTGAGCGTTTCGGTGATCATCTCGTCTGCTGTCGTGACAATTCGCGTGTTGGCGGAATAGGCTTGCTGCGTAATGATCAGCTTTGAAAACTCATCAGCGATGTCCACGTTGGATCCTTCGAGTGCGGCTGCAACGATAGCGCCGCTGCTGCCCGTCAGAGCTTCACCGGAGCCTTGTGTGGATGCAAAAGCACCACCGTCCATCTTCTGGAGCTCATTCGAGTCGTTGAAGCGGACCACTGTCACCTCAACAAGATCAACAGATTTGCCGTTCGAATAGGTTCCGACGATCCGGCCGTCATTGGACACCGCGACTTCAAGCAAGGAACCCGAGGCAAAGCCGTCCTGGTCCAGCGTGTTCACAGTCACATTTCCGTTCGTGTCTTCAAACTGAGTGATGTTTGAAGTTCCGTGATCAAGCGTCACGTTGCCAAGATTGTTGCCGTTGATTGTGAGGTTCGTGATCGTCGCAGACGAAACAGCCGGTGCCAGTTGTCCATTGGCAAAAACATAGTCTTGGCCAATATTGTTCCATTTGGCTGTGGTGCCGGCCGCCGTGTCGCTTGTCTTGTAGAACATGTTCCACGTATCGCTGTCCGCCAGTCCTGCTGGCCCGTCACCATCCGTGTTTTCAACCTTGGCCCATCGGATCTGCACCTGAAGAGGTGCACCTAGATCGTCATAAACAGTGATGGAACCACCTGCGAGAGATCGGTCAAGGAAAAGAGCTTCTTCGTTTGCCTGCACAAACCCATTGCCCGCGCCGCCCGTAACTGTTGTCGGGTCATTCGCGAATGTACCCGCCAGCAGCAACTCGCTGCCCGCAATCGTCGTGTCAGAATTTACGGTTTCCGGATAGGCCGGCAAATTGGCTTCGTAGTCGATCACGGTGGTCAGGTTCGCATCAAGGAACGACCGATTGATCTGAATAGCGGACGGCACGTCGCCCACAGGGTTGCCAGTCGCAATATCAATGTCGACACCCTGCAGATAGTAACCTGAGCTGTTCACGAGATAGCCGTTCCGGTCCATCTCAAAATCGCCCTGCCGCGTGTAACGGTCGACATCAAGCAGCACTGGCTGGTTATCGAGGGTCCCAACGGCTTCTGATACGACGAAGAACCCTTCGCCATTAATGGCCATGTTGGTTGCAACCGAACTGGCATTGATCGCGCCCTGCACATTATTTGTGTAGGCGGGTTGCGCATAGGTCGTACCAGGCAGATGGAAGTTCTGGCCGCTGGACGTCACGGAATCATAAAAACTCGTGTCTGTCCGTTTGAAGCCAGTCGTCTGCGAATTCGCAATATTATCCGAAATATGGGACAGCGCTGTAGCTTGTGCCCGAATCCCTGAAATGGCTGTCGACATCGCACCGTTAAAGCTCATCTGTCCTATCTCCTTAAACCTGCCCCATGGATGGGGGAATACGCGTTGGTGGGTAGAACGCAAGGACTGGGCCAGACCTTTTTTCTTTTGTTTTCAATGGCTTATATGATCACCCAGACAGCACAACCGGGCAAAATCGGCGCCCTGCCCGGCAAAATCTGCCGCAACGTCGGCAACGATTTTAGAGACCCTCTGTTCAATGTTGAGCGAGCGTTTCCCAACAGGTTCCTGGCCTTTTGCTTGAACGTAAGACCGGCTAGCCCTAGGTTCTGTGGCAATTATGAACAGGGAACCAGGCCGCACGAGGCGGTCGACCATATAAGGCCGAGGAAGCATGAAGTTCGAAGGTACTAAAGATTACGTCGCAACAGATGATCTGCGGATCGCAGTCAACGCCGCAATCACGCTGGAGCGCCCCCTTCTGATCAAGGGTGAGCCAGGAACAGGGAAAACCGTTCTGGCGGAAGAAATGTCAAAGGCGCTCGATGCAGAGCTCATCACTTGGCACATCAAGTCCACCACAAAAGCCCAACAGGGTCTCTATGAGTATGACGCCGTCTCCCGCCTGCGCGACAGCCAATTGGGCGACGAGCGGGTCAACGACATTTCGAACTACATCGAACGCGGCAAGCTCTGGGAAAGCTTCGAGCGTGAAAAACGCCCTGTTCTGCTGATCGACGAAATCGACAAGGCAGACATCGAATTCCCGAACGATCTCCTTCTTGAGCTCGACCGAATGGAGTTCTTTGTCTACGAAACCGGGGAGACGATTAAAGCAGCACAGCGCCCGATCGTTGTAATCACGTCCAATAATGAAAAAGAACTGCCAGACGCGTTCCTGCGCCGTTGTTTCTTCCACTACATCAACTTCCCCGACGAAGAGACAATGAAGCAGATCATCGCGGTCCACTTCCCAGATCTTAAAGGCCGTTTAATTCAGGAAGCTTTGAACGTTTTCTACGAAATCCGCGATGTTCCAGGTCTAAAGAAGAAGCCTTCCACATCTGAACTGCTGGACTGGCTGAAACTCTTGCTGGTGGAAGACATTTCCCCGGAAAACCTCAAAGAACGCGATCCATCCAAGCTCATCCCGCCGCTTCATGGTGCATTGCTCAAAAACGAGCAGGATGTGCATCTG is a window from the Rhodobiaceae bacterium genome containing:
- the flgK gene encoding flagellar hook-associated protein 1, which gives rise to MTLTNALHASISGLNATQAGIDVVSRNIANAGTPGYTRKTLTTHSQLVDGRSIGVAYSAAQRDIDLLQQQQLRVAKADTIAAQTAADYLSRIDTAMGSSNSGIAVSSRLAELTDALQAMATTPENAAIRANVLNEADDLADSLNSMSDLVQSLRLEAEAGIGAAIEEADVLLKRVATINEQIVRAGATTGDTADLADQRDSAIDRLAELMDINVVSRSDGAVSLFTGGGFALLDSAAAELSFDERTSMDATSVYSTDPNLRTVGTISLTAGSTSVDLIAAGAFRSGEIAALIELRDSTLTEAQSQLDELASELMLSLSEETTNGTAVVAGAATGFEVDTAGMLSGNTINLSYTIGGTTTNVTIVKVEDPSVLPLSNTATNNPNDTVIGIDWTQPIGTIVTDLNAALPAAVVVSNPAGTTLRFVDDGAGATSDIDSLSTTTTPASLTDAGTGMALFVDGNGQTIYSNSLDNGGQKTGIAQRIRVNDAVVADSSILVAYNTTPATDVGDPTRPLDLIERLTNDIRSYAADVGIGSSSAPFEGSIDAFARRVVDYQASQAANAENAVSSFQIIRDTLQAQYDADAGVDIDTELSDLLVLETAYSANARVMTTVQELMQIMLNIGR
- the flgE gene encoding flagellar hook protein FlgE, with the protein product MSFNGAMSTAISGIRAQATALSHISDNIANSQTTGFKRTDTSFYDSVTSSGQNFHLPGTTYAQPAYTNNVQGAINASSVATNMAINGEGFFVVSEAVGTLDNQPVLLDVDRYTRQGDFEMDRNGYLVNSSGYYLQGVDIDIATGNPVGDVPSAIQINRSFLDANLTTVIDYEANLPAYPETVNSDTTIAGSELLLAGTFANDPTTVTGGAGNGFVQANEEALFLDRSLAGGSITVYDDLGAPLQVQIRWAKVENTDGDGPAGLADSDTWNMFYKTSDTAAGTTAKWNNIGQDYVFANGQLAPAVSSATITNLTINGNNLGNVTLDHGTSNITQFEDTNGNVTVNTLDQDGFASGSLLEVAVSNDGRIVGTYSNGKSVDLVEVTVVRFNDSNELQKMDGGAFASTQGSGEALTGSSGAIVAAALEGSNVDIADEFSKLIITQQAYSANTRIVTTADEMITETLNMKR
- a CDS encoding AAA domain (dynein-related subfamily); the encoded protein is MKFEGTKDYVATDDLRIAVNAAITLERPLLIKGEPGTGKTVLAEEMSKALDAELITWHIKSTTKAQQGLYEYDAVSRLRDSQLGDERVNDISNYIERGKLWESFEREKRPVLLIDEIDKADIEFPNDLLLELDRMEFFVYETGETIKAAQRPIVVITSNNEKELPDAFLRRCFFHYINFPDEETMKQIIAVHFPDLKGRLIQEALNVFYEIRDVPGLKKKPSTSELLDWLKLLLVEDISPENLKERDPSKLIPPLHGALLKNEQDVHLFERLAFLARRERN